A single genomic interval of Anaerobacillus sp. CMMVII harbors:
- a CDS encoding phosphocarrier protein HPr, whose amino-acid sequence MTTKTYTITDETGIHARPATTLVNTASKFDAEISLEHKGKSVNLKSIMGVMSLGIAKGAQITISAEGNDAEAAIAALDEVIKGGLGE is encoded by the coding sequence ATGACAACGAAAACTTACACAATTACAGATGAAACAGGTATCCATGCACGTCCAGCTACAACATTAGTTAATACTGCTAGTAAATTTGATGCCGAAATTTCTTTAGAACATAAAGGTAAGAGTGTGAACTTAAAATCAATTATGGGTGTCATGTCTTTAGGTATTGCTAAGGGTGCGCAAATTACGATTTCAGCAGAAGGTAATGATGCTGAAGCTGCAATCGCTGCACTTGATGAGGTTATTAAAGGTGGTTTAGGCGAATAA
- a CDS encoding PTS glucose transporter subunit IIA produces MLKKLFGLTPKKTEETILAPLTGKVKNLEDVPDPVFSQKMMGDGIAIEPIEGTVVSPVDGEIIQFFHTKHAIGIKSTTGLEILIHVGLETVTMKGEGFTGHVNEGDKVKVGDKLISFDLELIKEKAASTITPVVITNGDILEIIEKLNETQCEKGITPLIQTKLKS; encoded by the coding sequence ATGTTGAAAAAATTATTTGGATTAACTCCTAAAAAGACGGAAGAAACAATCTTGGCACCACTAACAGGTAAGGTGAAAAATCTTGAAGATGTTCCAGATCCGGTTTTTTCTCAAAAAATGATGGGAGATGGCATTGCTATTGAACCGATAGAAGGTACAGTTGTTTCACCAGTTGACGGTGAGATTATCCAGTTTTTTCATACAAAACACGCGATTGGAATTAAGTCAACCACTGGCTTAGAAATCCTTATTCATGTTGGGTTAGAAACAGTTACGATGAAGGGAGAAGGGTTTACCGGCCATGTGAATGAAGGAGATAAGGTAAAAGTTGGCGACAAACTTATTAGCTTTGATTTGGAACTCATTAAAGAAAAAGCGGCTAGTACGATCACCCCAGTTGTCATTACAAATGGAGATATTTTGGAAATAATTGAAAAGCTTAATGAAACACAATGTGAGAAAGGGATTACACCACTCATACAAACGAAGCTTAAATCATAA
- a CDS encoding GH1 family beta-glucosidase, translated as MAIVKFSNEMKWGAATASYQIEGAVKEGGRGLSIWDTFSKTPGKVKNGDNGDIACDSYHRFEEDIEIMKDLGINSYRFSVAWSRIFPEGTGKVNKEGLDFYHKFVDKLLENGIEPMCTLYHWDLPQSLQDKGGWDNRETIEAFVNYAETMFKEFTGKIKFWITLNEPWCVSYLSNYLGLHAPGYTDLQLATSIAHNLLVAHGKAVIKFRELKIDGQIGYAPNVEWNEPYSNKQEDIDACTRAGAWFIEWFFDPVFKGSYPQFMVEWFGKKGVQLRIEDGDMEIIHQPIDFLGINYYTGSVGRFKENAGLFDHERVDAGYKKTDIGWNVYPEGFYKVLCYIHETYGQTPIYITENGACYNDEPIDRRVKDEGRIEYLQQHLVSLNRAIESGVNIKGYLTWSLLDNFEWAEGYSKRFGIVHVNYRTLERTKKDSFYWYKQTISNGWFQVNE; from the coding sequence ATGGCAATTGTTAAATTTTCGAATGAAATGAAATGGGGAGCTGCTACAGCTTCATATCAAATTGAAGGTGCAGTAAAGGAAGGGGGCAGAGGTCTATCAATTTGGGACACGTTTTCAAAGACCCCTGGTAAGGTGAAAAATGGAGATAATGGTGATATTGCATGTGATAGCTATCATCGATTTGAAGAAGATATTGAAATTATGAAAGATTTAGGGATTAACTCTTACCGTTTTTCAGTAGCTTGGTCAAGAATTTTTCCTGAAGGAACAGGAAAGGTAAATAAGGAAGGGTTAGATTTTTATCATAAATTTGTTGATAAGCTACTAGAAAACGGGATAGAGCCGATGTGTACACTGTACCACTGGGACCTCCCGCAAAGTCTCCAGGATAAAGGCGGATGGGATAATCGGGAAACCATCGAGGCTTTTGTTAATTATGCAGAAACTATGTTTAAAGAATTCACCGGGAAAATTAAATTTTGGATCACATTAAATGAGCCATGGTGTGTTTCTTATTTATCAAATTATCTCGGTTTGCACGCTCCAGGCTATACAGACTTGCAATTAGCAACCAGCATCGCTCACAACCTCTTAGTCGCCCATGGAAAAGCAGTCATTAAATTTAGAGAGTTAAAAATTGATGGACAAATTGGTTATGCACCTAACGTTGAATGGAATGAACCGTACAGTAATAAGCAAGAGGATATTGATGCATGTACTAGAGCCGGTGCATGGTTTATTGAATGGTTTTTTGATCCGGTATTTAAGGGTTCTTATCCACAGTTCATGGTTGAGTGGTTTGGGAAAAAAGGAGTTCAATTAAGGATAGAAGACGGTGATATGGAGATCATCCATCAGCCTATTGATTTCTTAGGTATTAATTATTATACAGGAAGTGTAGGGCGTTTTAAGGAAAATGCTGGTCTTTTTGATCATGAGCGTGTAGATGCAGGATATAAAAAAACAGACATTGGATGGAACGTCTATCCGGAAGGTTTTTATAAGGTACTATGTTATATACATGAAACGTATGGTCAAACCCCAATTTATATTACGGAAAATGGCGCTTGCTACAACGACGAACCAATTGATCGCCGTGTAAAGGACGAAGGACGGATTGAGTATCTACAGCAGCATCTAGTTTCCTTAAACAGGGCCATCGAAAGTGGAGTTAACATTAAGGGATATTTAACATGGTCATTACTAGATAACTTTGAATGGGCAGAAGGTTATAGTAAACGTTTCGGTATTGTTCATGTTAATTACCGCACACTCGAGAGAACAAAAAAGGATAGCTTTTACTGGTATAAGCAAACAATCAGTAATGGCTGGTTTCAAGTAAATGAGTAA
- a CDS encoding PTS glucose/sucrose transporter subunit IIB encodes MQKKLLTFVGGRQNIIATMHCSTRLRLGILDENRINKNEIEQLVGVHGVYYIGGQFQIVFGTETVKKYMLAFANELSFGSY; translated from the coding sequence TTGCAAAAAAAGCTACTTACGTTCGTAGGTGGGCGCCAAAATATCATTGCTACAATGCACTGTTCAACACGTTTAAGACTTGGCATTCTAGATGAAAATAGGATAAACAAAAATGAAATAGAACAGTTAGTTGGAGTACATGGTGTCTATTATATAGGTGGCCAGTTCCAAATTGTCTTTGGAACTGAAACTGTGAAAAAGTATATGCTGGCTTTTGCTAACGAATTAAGTTTTGGATCATATTAG
- a CDS encoding PRD domain-containing protein gives MLRSVRHENKKVLNNNTVVVNDEHYEKIVMGSGIGFNKRKGDEIEKEKIEKIFVMAEENERFQELLRTLPVSHIEIAEEIISYAEATLGVPLNTHIHLALTDHLSFAIERIGKGFLIENKLLNEIKALYQKEYQVGQWAQNLIKERLNIAIPDDEVGHIALHIHTAKEQSNSMESTIKQAAIVKEIIEIIEAHLNVKVQYESISYQRLIAHIRFALQAMETNDPLQQMDEEMLGLIKMKYKESYICASKIKEHLKRDYDLEFPESELAYIALHIQNIANAL, from the coding sequence TTGTTAAGGAGTGTACGGCATGAAAATAAAAAAGTCTTGAACAATAATACAGTTGTAGTCAATGATGAGCATTACGAAAAAATCGTCATGGGATCTGGAATTGGCTTTAATAAACGAAAAGGTGATGAAATAGAGAAAGAAAAGATTGAGAAAATCTTTGTTATGGCTGAGGAAAATGAACGTTTTCAAGAATTATTAAGAACGTTACCTGTAAGTCATATAGAGATTGCAGAAGAAATTATCAGTTATGCGGAAGCGACTCTTGGGGTCCCGCTTAATACTCATATTCATCTTGCTTTAACAGATCACCTTTCGTTTGCAATTGAAAGAATTGGGAAAGGCTTTTTAATTGAAAATAAATTACTTAATGAAATTAAAGCTCTTTATCAAAAGGAATATCAAGTTGGACAATGGGCGCAAAATCTTATAAAAGAGCGATTAAATATTGCAATTCCTGATGATGAAGTTGGCCATATCGCACTCCATATTCATACAGCAAAAGAGCAGTCTAATTCGATGGAAAGTACAATTAAGCAAGCGGCTATTGTTAAAGAGATTATTGAAATTATTGAAGCGCATCTGAATGTAAAAGTTCAATATGAATCAATTTCATATCAAAGACTAATTGCCCATATCCGTTTTGCCCTACAAGCAATGGAAACTAATGATCCACTGCAACAAATGGATGAAGAAATGCTTGGCTTAATCAAAATGAAATATAAAGAATCCTATATCTGTGCTTCGAAAATAAAAGAACACCTAAAACGGGATTATGACTTAGAATTTCCGGAGTCAGAATTGGCCTATATCGCACTTCACATCCAAAATATTGCTAATGCTCTTTGA
- a CDS encoding PTS glucose transporter subunit IIA — MMGDGFAIVPSDGKVFAPVAGEIVNLFPTKHAIGIKSTGGLEVLIHFGIDTVNLKGEGFKTHVQQGDRITQGQLLLEVDLSFVKERVPSLVTPVIFTNLEAKDSIVINQKEKPQQKKREFSR, encoded by the coding sequence ATGATGGGAGACGGTTTTGCAATCGTTCCTTCGGATGGAAAGGTTTTTGCACCCGTTGCAGGGGAAATTGTTAATCTATTCCCAACAAAACATGCAATTGGCATTAAATCAACAGGTGGTCTCGAAGTATTAATTCACTTCGGAATAGACACAGTTAATCTAAAAGGTGAGGGGTTTAAAACTCACGTACAACAAGGAGACCGTATAACACAAGGACAGTTGCTTTTAGAAGTAGATCTTAGCTTTGTCAAAGAACGTGTTCCTTCACTTGTTACTCCAGTTATCTTTACAAATTTAGAAGCTAAAGACAGCATTGTCATTAATCAAAAGGAAAAACCCCAGCAAAAAAAGAGGGAATTCTCACGTTGA
- a CDS encoding Cof-type HAD-IIB family hydrolase, which produces MVEYLRGEIHESETANHFFDLDGTLLDHNKQVPKSAKEAIKELKIRGHEVAIATGRAPFMFKELREELEIHTYVSFNGQYVVVDGQEVFKNPLQKDKLKSLSEFALINKHPIVYQDHLGMKSTTELDHRLKQSVNSLKSYYPETDPLYFSEREIYQSWLVCKEAEEHPYISRYADFTFIRWHEQALDVVPTGGSKARGIEAVINHLGVHPDHVYAFGDELNDIEMLTSVKNSVAMGNASAYVKKAAKHVTKNVDEDGILHGLQLVGLLK; this is translated from the coding sequence ATGGTAGAATATTTGAGAGGTGAAATACATGAATCAGAAACAGCAAATCATTTTTTTGATCTAGATGGTACGCTACTTGATCATAACAAGCAGGTACCGAAATCTGCGAAAGAGGCTATTAAGGAATTGAAAATAAGAGGACACGAGGTAGCAATAGCAACTGGGCGTGCGCCATTCATGTTTAAAGAATTAAGAGAAGAACTTGAAATTCATACATACGTGAGTTTTAACGGCCAATACGTTGTTGTAGATGGTCAAGAAGTATTTAAAAATCCCTTACAAAAAGATAAATTAAAGTCATTGTCAGAGTTTGCCTTAATAAACAAACACCCTATTGTTTATCAAGACCATTTAGGAATGAAATCAACGACAGAGCTAGACCATCGACTAAAACAATCTGTAAACTCTTTGAAAAGCTATTATCCAGAAACCGACCCGCTCTATTTTTCTGAACGGGAAATTTATCAATCATGGCTAGTATGCAAAGAAGCGGAGGAACACCCTTACATTAGCAGGTATGCAGATTTTACTTTTATTCGCTGGCATGAACAGGCGTTAGATGTAGTGCCCACAGGTGGCTCAAAAGCGAGAGGAATTGAAGCGGTCATAAATCACCTAGGGGTTCATCCTGATCATGTGTATGCCTTTGGTGATGAGTTAAATGACATTGAAATGCTGACCTCCGTAAAAAATAGTGTGGCAATGGGAAATGCCTCTGCTTATGTAAAAAAAGCAGCAAAACACGTAACTAAGAATGTTGATGAAGATGGTATTCTTCATGGTCTTCAGTTAGTAGGATTATTAAAGTGA
- the ptsG gene encoding glucose-specific PTS transporter subunit IIBC yields MKNAFGTLQKVGKALMTPVAILPAAGILLAIGNALQNPDLVRRLPVLETGWFPMISNVMEQSGGIVFANLALLFAVGVAIGLAKGDGVAALAAIIGYLVMNVTMGVLLGVTPEMVATDPGYANVLGINTLQTGVFGGIIIGVLAAYLFNRYFEIELPSYLGFFAGKRFVPIITAVSALIVGIAMIYIWPIAQQGLNVLSHNMVDTNRTLSAFIFGVIERALIPFGLHHIFYAPFWFEFGSYTNIAGEIVRGDQRIFFEQIKDGVELTAGTFMTGKFPFMMFGLPAAALAIYHCARPDQKKIVAGIMASAALTSFLTGITEPIEFSFLFVAPVLFGIHTVFAGLSFMIMHILNVKIGMTFSGGIIDYFLFGILPNRTAWWLVIPVGLVFAVIYYFGFRFAITKWNLMTPGREAVSADEGTAPNSPQSDLPFEVLEAMGGKENISHLDACITRLRVSVKDIQNVDKNRLKQLGAAGVMEVGNNIQAIFGPKSDTIKGQMQDIINGKRPIPKPVSPEIENQEQIEDVFPDVLENEDVAKRHSGFSNEISSLLNPINGEIISITEVPDQVFSQK; encoded by the coding sequence TTGAAGAATGCATTCGGAACGTTACAAAAAGTCGGTAAAGCATTAATGACACCAGTAGCGATTTTACCTGCTGCAGGTATCTTGCTAGCTATCGGAAATGCATTGCAAAATCCAGATTTAGTTAGACGTTTGCCTGTTCTTGAAACAGGTTGGTTCCCAATGATATCGAATGTCATGGAGCAATCCGGGGGAATTGTTTTTGCAAATTTAGCACTACTATTTGCAGTTGGTGTAGCGATTGGGTTAGCTAAAGGGGATGGGGTAGCAGCCCTAGCCGCAATTATTGGTTACCTAGTCATGAATGTGACAATGGGAGTGCTCTTAGGGGTAACTCCAGAAATGGTGGCAACTGATCCAGGTTATGCAAATGTACTTGGAATAAATACCCTTCAAACAGGTGTCTTTGGCGGGATTATCATAGGTGTTTTAGCAGCTTATCTCTTTAATCGTTATTTTGAAATTGAATTACCGTCATACTTAGGCTTTTTTGCAGGTAAACGATTTGTACCGATTATTACTGCAGTATCAGCCTTAATTGTTGGGATCGCGATGATATATATTTGGCCAATCGCCCAACAAGGCTTAAACGTACTTTCACATAATATGGTTGATACGAATCGAACTCTTTCCGCCTTCATCTTTGGTGTCATTGAGCGGGCGTTAATTCCGTTTGGTTTACACCATATTTTCTATGCACCATTTTGGTTTGAGTTTGGTTCTTACACGAATATAGCCGGTGAAATTGTTCGTGGGGACCAACGCATCTTCTTTGAACAAATCAAGGATGGAGTCGAGCTTACAGCTGGAACATTCATGACTGGTAAGTTTCCGTTTATGATGTTTGGTCTACCTGCAGCAGCCCTAGCGATCTACCATTGTGCGAGACCTGATCAAAAGAAGATCGTTGCTGGGATTATGGCGTCAGCGGCACTCACATCATTTTTAACGGGGATCACAGAACCAATTGAATTTTCATTTCTGTTTGTTGCACCAGTTCTGTTTGGAATCCACACGGTTTTTGCTGGTCTATCATTTATGATCATGCACATTCTCAATGTAAAAATCGGGATGACGTTCTCAGGAGGAATTATTGACTATTTCCTTTTTGGAATACTTCCAAATCGAACAGCCTGGTGGCTTGTCATACCAGTTGGCTTAGTGTTTGCAGTTATTTACTATTTTGGTTTCCGTTTTGCGATTACAAAGTGGAATTTAATGACGCCAGGGCGTGAGGCAGTATCTGCTGACGAGGGAACTGCGCCTAATAGCCCACAGAGTGATTTACCATTCGAAGTATTAGAGGCTATGGGTGGAAAAGAGAATATTTCGCACTTAGACGCTTGTATAACTAGACTTCGTGTTTCAGTTAAAGATATACAGAATGTTGATAAAAATCGTCTTAAGCAATTAGGGGCAGCAGGGGTTATGGAAGTAGGAAACAATATTCAAGCGATCTTTGGGCCAAAATCAGACACGATTAAAGGTCAAATGCAAGATATTATTAACGGTAAAAGACCAATTCCAAAACCTGTTTCTCCAGAAATTGAAAATCAGGAGCAAATTGAAGATGTATTCCCAGATGTGCTGGAAAACGAAGATGTGGCAAAGAGACATAGCGGTTTTTCAAACGAAATCTCATCACTATTAAATCCAATCAATGGGGAGATAATATCTATTACCGAAGTTCCTGATCAGGTGTTTTCTCAAAAATGA
- the ptsP gene encoding phosphoenolpyruvate--protein phosphotransferase has protein sequence MSVTINGIAASSGIAIAKAFKLENAHYKIEQKQVDSIEHEIQKLEKALEKAREEVSAIKDHTEKEMGKDKAEIFAAHLLVLSDPELVNNVKDKITTEKVNAEKAMDDVSGMFISMFESMDNEYMRERAADIRDVSKRVIGHLLGVQTTSLASINEEVIIIAEDLTPSDTAQLNRQFVRGFATDIGGRTSHSAIMSRSLELPAVVGTKTATDQIEAGTTVIVDGIDGVVIVNPTAQEVADYLAKKTAYEAQKSEWAKLVNEQTISKDGQHVELAANIGTPADLEGVINNGAEGIGLYRTEFLYMGRDKLPTEEEQFEAYKTVVEKMAGKPVVIRTLDIGGDKELPYLDLPKEMNPFLGYRAIRLCLDEKEIFRTQLRALLRASAFGNLKVMFPMIATLEELRQAKQMLAEEKEKLKEAGVAVSEAMEVGIMVEIPSTAVNADLFAKEVDFFSIGTNDLIQYTMAADRMNEQVSYLYQPYNPAILRLVNMVIKAAHQEGKWAGMCGEMAGDEVAIPLLLGLGLDEFSMSATSILPARSQIKKLSKEELSSLVAEALSLGTSDEVENLVRAKVLEK, from the coding sequence ATGTCAGTTACAATAAACGGAATTGCTGCTTCAAGTGGAATTGCTATAGCTAAAGCGTTTAAATTAGAAAATGCTCATTATAAAATTGAACAAAAGCAAGTAGACTCGATAGAACATGAAATTCAAAAACTAGAAAAAGCATTAGAAAAAGCTCGTGAAGAAGTTAGTGCCATTAAAGATCATACTGAAAAAGAAATGGGCAAGGACAAGGCTGAAATTTTTGCAGCGCATCTTCTTGTTCTTTCAGACCCAGAACTTGTCAACAATGTAAAAGACAAAATTACTACTGAAAAAGTTAATGCAGAAAAGGCAATGGACGATGTCTCGGGAATGTTTATCTCCATGTTTGAGAGCATGGATAATGAATATATGCGAGAACGTGCAGCAGATATTAGAGATGTATCAAAGCGAGTCATTGGTCATTTATTAGGGGTGCAAACAACTTCACTTGCCTCAATTAACGAGGAAGTAATTATTATCGCGGAGGATTTAACACCCTCAGATACGGCACAATTAAATCGCCAATTTGTAAGAGGGTTTGCCACTGATATTGGTGGTCGGACATCGCATTCAGCAATCATGTCACGTTCATTAGAATTACCAGCAGTCGTTGGAACAAAAACAGCAACAGACCAAATCGAAGCCGGAACAACAGTCATTGTCGATGGTATTGATGGCGTTGTTATTGTCAATCCAACAGCTCAAGAAGTGGCAGATTACCTGGCTAAAAAGACTGCTTATGAAGCACAAAAGTCAGAATGGGCGAAGCTTGTTAACGAACAAACGATTTCAAAAGACGGGCAACATGTAGAGCTTGCAGCAAACATTGGGACTCCTGCAGACTTAGAAGGCGTTATTAACAATGGAGCTGAAGGAATTGGTCTATACAGAACTGAGTTCTTATACATGGGCCGAGATAAGTTGCCAACGGAAGAAGAACAGTTTGAAGCTTATAAAACTGTTGTCGAAAAAATGGCAGGTAAGCCTGTTGTTATTAGAACATTAGATATTGGTGGCGATAAAGAGCTTCCTTATCTTGATTTACCAAAAGAAATGAATCCGTTTTTAGGTTACAGGGCAATTCGCTTATGCCTTGATGAAAAAGAGATCTTTCGAACACAGCTAAGAGCACTACTGCGTGCAAGTGCATTTGGTAATCTAAAAGTAATGTTCCCGATGATTGCTACTTTAGAGGAATTACGTCAGGCAAAGCAAATGTTAGCTGAAGAGAAAGAAAAGTTAAAGGAAGCTGGAGTGGCTGTATCTGAAGCGATGGAAGTTGGTATTATGGTTGAAATTCCATCAACCGCTGTTAATGCTGATCTTTTTGCAAAAGAAGTAGACTTCTTCAGTATTGGAACGAATGATTTAATCCAATACACAATGGCAGCAGATCGGATGAATGAGCAAGTTTCTTACTTGTACCAGCCTTATAATCCAGCCATTTTACGCCTAGTAAACATGGTTATTAAAGCAGCACACCAAGAAGGTAAATGGGCCGGAATGTGTGGAGAAATGGCCGGCGATGAAGTAGCGATTCCATTGTTACTTGGGTTAGGATTAGATGAGTTTAGTATGAGTGCAACTTCAATCCTTCCTGCACGAAGTCAAATCAAAAAATTATCAAAAGAAGAGCTAAGTTCACTTGTAGCAGAAGCTCTAAGTCTTGGTACTTCAGATGAAGTTGAAAACCTAGTTAGAGCAAAGGTACTAGAAAAGTAA
- a CDS encoding Gfo/Idh/MocA family protein — protein sequence MVRFGVVGTNWITESFIEAASKHKDFKLTAIYSRTEERAKEFSSKYQVETIFTSLEEMAKSSEIDAVYIASPNSFHANQACLFMKHHKHVLCEKPMACNVKELQLMIDTAKANNVLLMEALKTTFVPAFSVIKNHLAKIGPVRRYVASYCQYSSRYDRYKEGIILNAFDPKFSNGSLMDIGIYCIFPLVSLFGEPKNVKAIGHKLDTGVDGEGSLILEYDQMDAVIMHSKISNSYLPTEIQGELGTIIIDKLNPPEKVEIKYRDGSTEVLIEVQESNPMYYEVEEFIRLIIEKQLESSVNTHQNSLLTLKIIDEARKQIGIIYPADSEL from the coding sequence ATGGTACGTTTCGGAGTAGTTGGAACAAATTGGATAACTGAAAGCTTTATTGAAGCGGCTAGCAAACATAAAGATTTTAAACTTACTGCCATATACTCAAGAACTGAAGAAAGAGCAAAGGAATTCTCCAGCAAATACCAGGTAGAAACAATTTTCACTTCACTTGAGGAAATGGCCAAAAGTAGTGAAATTGATGCGGTTTATATTGCAAGTCCAAATTCTTTTCATGCCAATCAAGCTTGTTTGTTTATGAAACACCATAAACATGTCCTTTGTGAAAAACCAATGGCCTGTAATGTCAAAGAGCTTCAACTGATGATCGATACTGCAAAGGCAAACAATGTTTTGCTCATGGAAGCATTGAAAACGACTTTCGTTCCAGCCTTTTCTGTTATTAAAAATCATTTAGCGAAAATCGGACCTGTGAGACGTTACGTTGCATCATATTGTCAATATTCCTCTCGCTATGATCGCTATAAAGAGGGGATTATTCTTAATGCATTTGACCCGAAATTTTCAAATGGCTCATTAATGGATATTGGAATTTACTGTATTTTTCCATTAGTCTCTTTGTTCGGCGAGCCTAAGAATGTTAAGGCTATTGGACATAAGTTAGATACTGGAGTTGACGGTGAAGGAAGCTTGATTCTTGAATATGATCAAATGGATGCGGTAATTATGCATTCGAAAATATCAAATTCATATCTTCCAACAGAGATACAGGGAGAATTGGGGACTATTATAATCGACAAACTAAATCCTCCTGAAAAAGTCGAGATTAAGTACCGGGATGGATCGACAGAAGTATTAATTGAAGTTCAAGAAAGCAATCCAATGTATTATGAAGTTGAGGAGTTTATTAGGTTAATTATAGAGAAACAGTTGGAATCATCAGTAAATACACATCAAAATTCTCTGCTAACATTGAAAATTATTGATGAAGCAAGAAAACAAATCGGCATCATTTATCCAGCTGATTCCGAGCTTTAG
- a CDS encoding polysaccharide deacetylase family protein: MYVRCLKFILIMLFVVFTVVSGELTIYANDSNSGEVEQHFWWKKDTKKDEEFPRLGGGSENSERNRQQPISNIVLQQRYPETVVLQGPATQNRIAITFDDGPDPRFSEQVLDVLREYNVPATFFLMGSRAIAYPEIVQRMINEGHIIGNHTYFHPNLVKEGDIATLEREVTRTEDTLNDLIGYRTKLFRAPYGFLYNELVEKLAELNYYIIVWSVDSLDWEEEPPAVIAANVLDNVQPGAIILMHDGGDWDADRTNTIDSLRQIIPTLKEQGYEFVTVPELLNIPYQK; the protein is encoded by the coding sequence ATGTATGTAAGATGTCTAAAGTTTATATTAATCATGTTATTTGTAGTGTTTACTGTTGTTTCAGGAGAATTGACTATCTATGCAAATGATAGTAATTCAGGGGAAGTAGAACAACATTTTTGGTGGAAAAAAGATACGAAGAAAGATGAAGAATTTCCCCGTTTAGGTGGTGGGTCAGAAAACTCTGAACGTAATCGACAACAACCGATTTCGAACATTGTCTTGCAACAAAGGTATCCTGAGACAGTCGTGTTACAAGGTCCGGCAACCCAAAACAGAATCGCTATAACGTTTGATGATGGTCCAGATCCACGGTTTTCTGAGCAAGTCTTAGATGTTTTAAGGGAGTATAATGTACCTGCCACGTTTTTCTTGATGGGTTCAAGAGCCATAGCCTACCCAGAAATTGTCCAGCGGATGATTAATGAAGGGCATATTATCGGAAATCATACCTATTTTCACCCAAACCTTGTCAAAGAAGGAGATATCGCAACCTTAGAGCGCGAGGTCACTAGAACTGAAGATACCCTTAATGATCTGATAGGCTATCGAACAAAACTATTTCGTGCTCCATATGGATTTTTGTATAATGAACTGGTTGAAAAGTTAGCAGAACTAAATTATTACATCATCGTTTGGTCGGTAGATTCCCTAGATTGGGAAGAGGAACCACCGGCTGTAATTGCCGCTAATGTATTGGACAACGTTCAGCCAGGGGCAATTATATTAATGCATGATGGTGGTGATTGGGATGCTGATCGTACGAATACAATCGATTCACTAAGACAAATCATTCCAACACTAAAAGAGCAAGGATATGAGTTTGTCACTGTGCCTGAATTACTCAACATCCCATACCAAAAATAA
- a CDS encoding phosphocarrier protein HPr, which yields MEKQFIVISKSGLHARPATLLVQAASGFEADIHLEYKEKSVNLKSIMGVMSLGIPENAQIKITADGTDAKQALEKIEEVLKTEGLAN from the coding sequence ATGGAAAAGCAGTTTATAGTAATCAGCAAATCAGGTTTACATGCACGTCCAGCTACATTACTTGTCCAAGCGGCAAGTGGTTTCGAGGCTGACATCCACTTAGAATACAAAGAAAAATCGGTAAATTTAAAATCGATTATGGGAGTAATGTCTTTAGGAATTCCTGAAAATGCACAAATTAAAATTACTGCAGATGGAACAGACGCAAAGCAAGCATTAGAAAAAATTGAAGAAGTATTGAAAACAGAGGGTTTGGCGAATTAG